GCAGGAGCGCGAACTCCGCGTCCTGCGGCCGGTTCGCGGCGCGGATGTCGCGCCGGACGAGCCCCTGCTCCCGGAACATCGCCACCGACGGCGGCGCCGTGTCGTGGAACCAGGCCCGGCCGCCCTTGCCCACGTGCGCGTTCAGGTACGGCGCCACCCCCTGCGTCGTGTAACCCCAGAACTGTCTCAGCATGCCGAGCGACGCGGCGCCGGGCGCGCCGCCGATGAGCGGCACGTAGAACGCGAGCCCGAACGGGTGCGACGCCGCGGTCTGCTGCAAGGGCGGCAGGAGGAGGAGCGCGACGACCGCCGCGCCGACGAGCCTCCCCGGCCACCGCCGTAGGAGCGACGCCGCGACGTCCGCGAGCCGCGCCGCGCCCACCCCGGCGATCATGGTGATGAACGGCATGGCCGGCATCCAGTGCTTGGTGCCGCCGAAGATCGGCACGTTCGGGAGCGCGATGAGCGCGATCGGGAACAGCCCGGCGATCAGGAGCAGCAGATCGAGGCCGTCGCGCGACGGCGGGCCGACGGGCGCCGTGCGTTCCAGGACGAAGCGCAGGCGCCGGCCGCCGAGGTGGTGCCGGGCGCGCAGGAACGCCCCGGCGAAGAACAGGACGATCGTCACGGTCGAGATCGTGAACAGCGTCATGACGAACGGGTACGAGATCGGCGTGGGCGCGTTGATGACGTTCTCGCCGAAGTACGCCGTGTTGTAGTGCACGTGGCTGCCGTGGAAGCCGAGGTACATCCCGACGCGGCTCACGGTGTCGTGCCACAGCCAGGGCCAGTGCGCGAAGAAGATGATCGGCGCGAAGATCGCCCCGCTGACGAACGCCCACGGCTTGGGCGGCGCGCCCGCGTCACCTGCGGCCCTGCGCCGGCGCCAGGCCCAACGGAGAAGAACGTAGTGCAGCCCGACGACGAACGGGAGGAAGAGCGCGTTCAGCTTGACGCACACCGCGAACCCGAACGCGATCCCGGCGGCGACGCCGAACCGCGTCGACGACAGCGACCGCCAGTACAGGTACACGACGAGCAGCCACGCCGCGGTCACCGGCATGTCGAAGCAGCAGAGGTGGGCGTGGTAGAACGGCTGCGGGATCAGGGCGAACGCGAGCGCCCCGAAGAGCCCCTCCCGCGCGCCGAACGCGAACGATCCGAAGAGGTAGATGAGGTAGATCGCGAGCGCCCCGGTGAGCATCCCCGGGAGCCGGAGCGCCGTCGCGG
The window above is part of the Pseudomonadota bacterium genome. Proteins encoded here:
- a CDS encoding glycosyltransferase family 39 protein; this encodes MTGARRFPRLPHHAVGLALGVAYLAVLLATAKDVGFSRDEGFYFSAARLYQGWFDVLSDAPGRAVDPKIVKRFWEYNSEHPALMKTLFGFSERILHEKLGWLSAATALRLPGMLTGALAIYLIYLFGSFAFGAREGLFGALAFALIPQPFYHAHLCCFDMPVTAAWLLVVYLYWRSLSSTRFGVAAGIAFGFAVCVKLNALFLPFVVGLHYVLLRWAWRRRRAAGDAGAPPKPWAFVSGAIFAPIIFFAHWPWLWHDTVSRVGMYLGFHGSHVHYNTAYFGENVINAPTPISYPFVMTLFTISTVTIVLFFAGAFLRARHHLGGRRLRFVLERTAPVGPPSRDGLDLLLLIAGLFPIALIALPNVPIFGGTKHWMPAMPFITMIAGVGAARLADVAASLLRRWPGRLVGAAVVALLLLPPLQQTAASHPFGLAFYVPLIGGAPGAASLGMLRQFWGYTTQGVAPYLNAHVGKGGRAWFHDTAPPSVAMFREQGLVRRDIRAANRPQDAEFALLHHELHMIHNETWIWNAYRSIAPVHVLTYQGVPMVSVYGNPGKNGSRGKR